In Anaerolineales bacterium, one DNA window encodes the following:
- a CDS encoding thiolase domain-containing protein (Catalyzes the synthesis of acetoacetyl coenzyme A from two molecules of acetyl coenzyme A. It can also act as a thiolase, catalyzing the reverse reaction and generating two-carbon units from the four-carbon product of fatty acid oxidation), whose protein sequence is MTDVVIAGIGQTEVGEHWDIGLRDLAYAAIHDAIQDAGGLKPQSLFVGNMLAPNLSRQAHVGVLLADYAGLTGIEAVTIEAAGASGGAALRQGYLAVASGMVDVALVVGVEKFTDKVGSEVDEALATTSDSDFEAVQGMTPAAQAALLMKRSMHEYEIPKDGFAGFALTAHANGVANKNAMFRKAIKAETYAKTEMVSDPLNMFDMAPNADGAAALLLTRRELIPSSWGNPLVKIAGSGASSDTLALHDRKDMLYFDTAQLSADRAMKQVGLTLDGIDFFEYHDAFSIYAALQLEAVGFAIKGSGWKLAADGSIGLKGKIPCATMGGMKARGFPGGAAGVYQAVEAAIQLRGQAEANQVEGARFGLIQSLGGPASTAVSHILQRLD, encoded by the coding sequence ATGACAGACGTCGTTATTGCAGGAATAGGACAAACCGAAGTCGGCGAGCATTGGGATATTGGTCTGCGTGACCTTGCTTATGCCGCCATCCATGACGCGATCCAAGATGCGGGCGGTCTCAAGCCGCAGTCGCTTTTTGTGGGCAACATGCTCGCGCCGAATCTCTCGCGGCAGGCGCACGTCGGCGTATTGCTCGCAGATTATGCGGGGCTGACGGGCATCGAAGCCGTGACCATCGAAGCAGCGGGCGCATCAGGCGGGGCAGCGCTCCGTCAGGGCTATCTCGCCGTCGCCAGCGGCATGGTGGATGTGGCGCTCGTCGTCGGCGTGGAGAAATTCACCGACAAGGTCGGCTCGGAGGTGGACGAAGCCCTCGCCACCACATCCGACTCGGATTTTGAAGCGGTGCAGGGCATGACTCCCGCCGCGCAAGCTGCGCTCTTGATGAAACGTTCCATGCACGAGTACGAAATCCCCAAAGATGGATTTGCTGGTTTCGCGCTCACCGCGCATGCCAACGGCGTGGCGAACAAGAACGCCATGTTCCGCAAAGCCATCAAAGCGGAGACGTACGCCAAAACCGAAATGGTCAGCGACCCGCTCAACATGTTCGACATGGCTCCCAATGCGGATGGCGCTGCCGCGCTGCTTTTAACGCGCCGCGAGCTGATTCCGTCCAGTTGGGGGAATCCGCTTGTGAAGATCGCCGGCTCGGGGGCTTCGTCCGACACATTGGCGCTGCACGACCGCAAGGACATGCTGTACTTCGACACGGCGCAACTCTCCGCGGACAGGGCCATGAAGCAGGTCGGCTTGACGTTGGATGGGATTGACTTCTTCGAATATCACGACGCGTTCAGTATCTATGCGGCGTTGCAATTGGAAGCGGTAGGGTTTGCGATCAAGGGCAGCGGATGGAAACTCGCCGCGGATGGTTCGATTGGGTTGAAGGGCAAAATCCCCTGTGCGACGATGGGCGGCATGAAGGCGCGCGGATTCCCCGGAGGGGCTGCGGGCGTGTATCAAGCCGTCGAAGCGGCGATCCAGTTACGGGGTCAGGCGGAGGCGAATCAGGTCGAGGGGGCGCGGTTCGGATTGATCCAGTCGCTGGGCGGACCGGCGTCCACGGCGGTGAGTCACATCCTGCAAAGACTTGATTAG